In Mercurialis annua linkage group LG5, ddMerAnnu1.2, whole genome shotgun sequence, a single genomic region encodes these proteins:
- the LOC126683111 gene encoding protein POST-ILLUMINATION CHLOROPHYLL FLUORESCENCE INCREASE, chloroplastic — translation MAAAASTSASLFKLATHPTNSSTRSISVNPPVSISFGTTFVGASLPISSPRKNRDIKFCRQVTTAAAVATTTPSQEIVEYALPSWASFELGRAPVFWKTMNGLPPSSGEKLKLFYNPAATKLEPNKDFGIAFNGGFNQPIMCGGEPREMLKKTRGKADPPIYTIQICIPKHAVNLIFSFTNGVEWDGPYRLQFQVPRSWQNKPIEFFNEGLANELSKEGACDRAIFPDTNIVIDRCAIIGNLSTEGGDRCNLDLVPGCMDTTSHLYNPLANLDDGSCAIDVED, via the exons ATGGCAGCAGCAGCATCAACGAGTGCGTCGCTTTTCAAATTGGCAACTCACCCAACAAACTCGTCCACTCGCTCAATCTCTGTAAACCCACCTGTCTCCATCTCTTTTG GCACTACTTTTGTTGGCGCTTCATTGCCAATAAGCTCCCCAAGGAAGAACAGAGACATCAAGTTTTGTAGGCAGGTGACTACTGCAGCTGCTGTAGCCACCACAACACCATCACAAGAAATTGTAGA GTATGCACTTCCTTCTTGGGCTTCGTTTGAACTTGGAAGGGCTCCTGTCTTCTGGAAAACCATGAACGGTCTTCCTCCATCTTCC GGTGAGAAGCTAAAACTTTTCTACAATCCGGCTGCAACCAAACTTGAACCAAATAAAGATTTTGGGATTGCATTCAATG GAGGTTTCAATCAGCCTATTATGTGTGGTGGTGAGCCAAGGGAGATGCTAAAAAAAACTCGAGGCAAAGCTGATCCCCCAATATACACCATTCAGATCTGCattccaaagcatg CTGTGAACTTGATTTTCTCATTCACAAATGGAGTTGAATGGGATGGCCCTTACAGACTGCAGTTTCAAGTTCCTAGGAGTTGGCAAAACAAACCAATTGAATTCTTCAATGAG GGATTGGCAAACGAGTTGAGTAAAGAAGGTGCATGTGACAGAGCAATCTTTCCGGACACGAACATCGTGATTGATCGATGTGCTATAATCGGGAACTTGTCCACTGAAGGG GGTGATCGCTGCAATCTTGATCTAGTTCCAGGATGCATGGATACTACTTCACACTTGTATAACCCACTCGCAAATTTAGACGACGGATCTTGCGCTATTGACGTAGAGGATTAG